A genomic window from Brassica oleracea var. oleracea cultivar TO1000 chromosome C8, BOL, whole genome shotgun sequence includes:
- the LOC106309555 gene encoding uncharacterized protein LOC106309555, with protein sequence MANLMQRFIRNQSCLRAIPKLTPNLIPHQKPCIIINNNVESPFPLTNPVIAFSGSGIKPDEALRFYPSFPIGYGLNPSVVHGSGLTDTVVEEKEKEVVIHADSVKKKRKKKMNKHKYRKLRKKQGRKS encoded by the coding sequence ATGGCGAATCTCATGCAAAGATTCATCAGGAACCAATCCTGTTTAAGAGCAATCCCGAAGCTTACCCCCAATCTCATACCACATCAGAAGCCTTGCATCATCATCAACAACAACGTCGAGTCTCCATTTCCTCTCACTAATCCCGTGATTGCCTTCTCCGGGTCCGGAATCAAACCCGATGAAGCTCTGCGCTTTTACCCTAGCTTCCCAATCGGATACGGGCTTAACCCGAGCGTGGTTCATGGTTCGGGTCTAACCGATACGGTGGTGGAGGAGAAAGAGAAGGAGGTGGTGATTCACGCGGATAGTGTGAAGAAGAAGAGGAAGAAGAAGATGAACAAGCACAAGTACCGCAAACTCAGGAAGAAACAAGGTCGCAAATCTTAA
- the LOC106309020 gene encoding uncharacterized mitochondrial protein AtMg00810-like: MGSASSRCKDTIPPWRIKEVVYVSQPEGFEKKESEVYRKVVNGELPVVAVYVDDFFVTGTNKKNIDKFKENMSSKFEMSDLGTLSYYLGIEVCQHGGGITLNQRRYASKILENAGMVKCNPIQTPMELDLKLSKAEDEREVDATMYQKNIGCLRYLLHTRTNLPFSVGVLSRYMQSPRASHGVAMKQVLRYLQGSVAYGLVFERSTMKISRLIG, encoded by the exons ATGGGAAGTGCATCATCTCGATGCAAAGACACCATTCCTCCATGGAGAATAAAGGAAGTTGTCTATGTTTCACAACCAGAAGGCTTTGAGAAGAAAGAAAGTGAAG TATACCGCAAAGTAGTCAATGGAGAGCTTCCCGTGGTTGCCGTGTACGTGGATGATTTTTTCGTCACTGGAACAAACAAGAAAAACATTGACAAGTTCAAGGAGAACATGTCAAGCAAATTTGAGATGAGTGATCTAGGCACATTGTCATACTATCTCGGGATTGAGGTGTGTCAACATGGAGGTGGAATTACTTTAAATCAAAGGCGCTATGCATCTAAGATCCTAGAGAATGCGGGAATGGTCAAGTGTAATCCGATACAAACACCAATGGAGCTCGACTTGAAGCTGTCGAAAGCAGAGGATGAGAGAGAGGTTGATGCAACAATGTATCAGAAGAACATTGGGTGTTTACGATACCTTTTACACACAAGAACGAATCTACCTTTCAGTGTTGGAGTGCTCAGCCGCTATATGCAAAGCCCGAGAGCCTCACATGGTGTTGCTATGAAGCAAGTATTGAGATATCTGCAAGGAAGCGTGGCGTATGGACTCGTGTTCGAGCGGTCTACAATGAAGATATCGAGACTCATTGGATAG